In one window of Leptospira sp. WS92.C1 DNA:
- a CDS encoding DUF1577 domain-containing protein, which yields MDVMYQKYLQAPRSWETIQDLNKIKYILKEYIHFQGLLVKESPFHQELKPIEIREDGTFVFPIDTTLTDVEEELILYRTLSKHIEIGFHVTNKNKTQIFCKPVFAKIAKTQRTSPRIEGLIGKVVSHKFLIPRKELEVSKVLGTSGQIILNDLNRKIKQTYPNSRLVFSSSKELTPEEELVKKYKKPIYVRDTATFNPDPEGKFSDLDLLPIQDILHDELIFEERLRFFKSGKVRSLLIYPIHFNNGADSQIFAMGVLESNEDSISEGIISLYKEMEEIFNSRMGDSNTKAVDIRQNVLNISEGGILLEVTESELIESFLHKPNFTADITFKMQAPLRFAFHIRHISQVGEIYHVGAEIVGSNDAKANMTLLKKNMNFIKTQ from the coding sequence ATGGATGTAATGTATCAAAAATATCTTCAGGCTCCTAGATCTTGGGAGACCATTCAGGATTTGAATAAGATAAAATATATTCTTAAGGAATACATTCATTTCCAAGGATTGTTGGTTAAGGAATCTCCTTTTCATCAGGAACTAAAACCGATCGAAATCAGAGAAGACGGGACGTTCGTATTTCCGATTGATACAACTTTAACGGACGTGGAAGAAGAGTTGATTCTTTATAGAACTCTTTCGAAACACATCGAAATCGGATTTCATGTCACTAATAAAAACAAAACCCAAATTTTCTGTAAACCTGTCTTCGCTAAAATTGCAAAAACACAACGAACTTCTCCGCGTATCGAAGGTTTAATCGGAAAAGTTGTGTCCCACAAGTTCCTCATCCCGCGGAAGGAACTCGAGGTCAGCAAGGTTTTGGGAACCTCAGGTCAAATCATACTCAACGATCTAAATAGAAAGATAAAACAAACTTATCCCAATTCAAGACTTGTGTTTAGTTCCTCAAAAGAACTGACCCCGGAAGAGGAGTTGGTTAAAAAATATAAAAAGCCGATTTATGTTCGTGATACTGCTACGTTCAATCCGGATCCGGAAGGAAAATTTTCAGACTTAGATTTACTTCCGATTCAAGACATTCTGCATGACGAATTGATTTTTGAAGAAAGACTTCGATTTTTCAAAAGCGGCAAAGTCCGTTCTCTTTTGATCTACCCGATTCACTTTAATAACGGAGCGGATTCTCAAATCTTTGCGATGGGAGTTTTAGAATCCAACGAAGATTCCATATCCGAAGGTATCATTTCATTGTATAAGGAAATGGAGGAAATTTTCAATTCGAGAATGGGGGATTCCAATACAAAAGCAGTCGATATTCGCCAAAATGTGCTGAACATTTCGGAAGGCGGAATTCTTCTCGAAGTAACGGAATCGGAACTGATCGAATCCTTTTTGCATAAACCGAATTTTACGGCCGATATCACGTTTAAAATGCAGGCCCCTTTACGATTTGCATTTCATATCCGACATATTTCCCAGGTCGGAGAAATCTATCACGTAGGTGCAGAAATAGTTGGCTCCAACGATGCTAAGGCAAATATGACTCTATTGAAGAAAAATATGAACTTCATTAAGACTCAGTAA
- the hisS gene encoding histidine--tRNA ligase, with the protein MENQKNFLTTAPYKGTRDFYPEEMRLRNWMFSVMRDTVLSFGYEEYDGPILESFDLYKAKSGEEIVERQLYDFIDKGERRVAIRPEMTPTLARMVAGDLRNLPRPVRWFSIPNLWRYEQPGKGRLREHWQLNVDLFGVDTYRAELEVLLIADSILKRFGAPAGSYQIKVSHRKLLDSFLKNSLKLNPNQVHGVSKLLDKKSKISKEAFEAEIKPLLNEPNEQIPLIEKYLSSNLESVSTIPGIDVESVSFIQNLFRELGELGVGNQLSFDPSIIRGFDYYTGCIFEVFDTNPENRRSLYGGGRYDNLIGLFSKEQLSGIGFGLGDVTLKNFLEGYNLIPNLSREKTVFLPIMDESLFLETFKLSGELRENGILTETMLDSAKIGKQIQTAEKKGYRFVLFLGESEIRSETVQLKDLVSGEQKSLSRKGIAEILKKDFQL; encoded by the coding sequence TTGGAAAATCAGAAGAACTTTTTAACAACAGCGCCTTATAAGGGCACCAGAGACTTTTATCCGGAGGAAATGCGGCTCCGCAACTGGATGTTTTCAGTGATGCGGGATACCGTGTTATCTTTTGGATACGAAGAATACGACGGTCCGATTTTAGAATCTTTCGATCTCTACAAAGCCAAGAGCGGCGAAGAAATCGTCGAACGGCAATTATACGATTTTATAGATAAAGGCGAACGAAGAGTAGCGATCCGCCCTGAAATGACACCTACACTCGCAAGAATGGTAGCAGGAGACCTGAGAAATCTTCCGAGACCGGTGCGTTGGTTTTCTATTCCGAACTTATGGCGTTACGAACAACCCGGAAAAGGAAGATTGAGAGAACACTGGCAATTGAACGTCGATCTTTTCGGGGTCGATACCTATCGCGCCGAACTCGAAGTTTTGCTGATCGCGGATTCGATTTTAAAAAGATTCGGAGCACCTGCGGGAAGTTATCAAATTAAGGTTTCTCATCGAAAACTTCTGGATAGTTTTTTAAAGAATTCGCTAAAGCTAAACCCAAATCAAGTCCACGGCGTATCCAAACTTCTGGATAAAAAATCCAAAATTTCTAAGGAAGCTTTTGAAGCGGAAATCAAACCCCTGCTCAACGAGCCGAACGAACAAATTCCTTTGATCGAAAAATATCTTTCTTCCAATTTGGAAAGCGTTTCTACGATTCCGGGAATCGACGTTGAATCCGTTTCTTTTATTCAGAATCTTTTTCGCGAGCTGGGAGAATTGGGGGTTGGAAATCAACTTTCCTTTGATCCGTCTATCATTCGTGGATTTGATTATTACACCGGATGTATCTTCGAAGTGTTTGATACAAATCCGGAAAACCGTAGATCATTATACGGCGGAGGAAGATACGATAATTTAATCGGTTTATTTTCGAAAGAACAACTTTCCGGAATCGGCTTCGGTTTAGGAGACGTGACTCTCAAAAATTTCTTGGAAGGTTACAATCTCATTCCAAATCTGAGCCGAGAAAAAACAGTCTTTCTTCCGATTATGGACGAATCTCTTTTCCTAGAAACTTTCAAACTTTCTGGAGAGCTTCGCGAGAATGGGATTCTCACCGAAACGATGTTAGATTCCGCAAAAATCGGAAAACAAATTCAAACCGCGGAAAAAAAAGGTTATCGTTTTGTATTGTTTCTCGGAGAATCGGAAATTCGTTCGGAAACGGTTCAACTCAAAGACTTGGTTTCCGGAGAACAAAAGAGCCTTTCCAGAAAAGGTATTGCGGAAATTCTTAAGAAAGACTTTCAACTTTGA
- a CDS encoding phosphatase PAP2 family protein: MIQIVDQIDFSLSTWIRANLHNPKLNHVLSKINRGEMFLLFLLPFLYLKSNLPISWYFVLLYTGLITYANDRFVLFLKKLIARKRPLITVAGKVDSNPDMKHSFPSAHAANSMTAVLILVFLFQFSPALILVSFLAGVGRLLSLHHFVSDVIGGWVIGSIFGFLGFFLGRALLSFCCS; encoded by the coding sequence TTGATACAAATCGTAGATCAGATCGATTTTTCACTTTCAACCTGGATCCGTGCCAATCTGCACAATCCGAAGTTGAATCACGTCTTATCCAAGATCAATCGCGGAGAAATGTTCTTATTATTTCTTCTTCCGTTTCTTTATTTAAAATCGAATCTACCGATCTCTTGGTATTTTGTTCTGCTTTATACCGGATTGATTACCTATGCAAACGATCGTTTTGTTTTATTCTTAAAAAAGCTGATCGCAAGAAAAAGACCTTTGATTACGGTCGCGGGAAAAGTCGATTCAAACCCGGATATGAAACATTCGTTTCCATCCGCGCACGCCGCAAACTCAATGACTGCGGTTTTGATTCTTGTATTTTTGTTTCAATTCTCTCCGGCCTTGATTCTGGTTAGTTTCTTAGCCGGAGTGGGAAGGCTGCTTTCTCTACATCACTTTGTGAGCGATGTGATCGGCGGTTGGGTGATCGGATCTATTTTCGGTTTCTTAGGATTTTTTCTTGGAAGAGCTCTTCTTAGCTTTTGCTGTTCCTGA
- the folP gene encoding dihydropteroate synthase has product METAKELNSSGYSPVIFGVLNITEDSFSDGGKFLSPQASHNKIESLLSHGANVVDIGAQSSNIQSGLVGPLIEWDRMKNLIPELIQKRIRISVDTFQPDVIAKALDFGAEFINHIRGFVDVESIRAISKYAESDRKFILMYSHNHSNRAETKSHLTKDNVLLEISNFFRARKKELLNAGILREQLIFDPGMGFFLSPDFQVSFEVLRKIKILQEEFSPMMVSVTKKSFLGNALGGLEVGEREIATVISELYLSLNRIEYIRTHEPKNIRQALHIWNLLQSN; this is encoded by the coding sequence ATGGAAACTGCAAAGGAACTGAATTCTTCGGGCTATTCTCCCGTTATCTTTGGGGTTCTCAATATTACCGAAGACTCCTTTTCTGATGGGGGCAAGTTTCTCTCTCCGCAAGCCTCTCATAACAAAATAGAATCTCTTCTGAGTCACGGTGCAAACGTCGTCGATATCGGAGCTCAGTCTTCCAATATTCAATCCGGATTGGTCGGTCCGCTAATCGAGTGGGATCGAATGAAGAATCTAATTCCTGAGTTAATCCAAAAAAGAATCCGAATTTCGGTCGATACGTTTCAGCCCGATGTGATCGCCAAGGCTTTGGATTTCGGAGCCGAATTTATCAATCATATCCGCGGTTTTGTGGATGTGGAATCGATCCGTGCAATTTCGAAATACGCGGAATCGGATCGGAAATTTATTTTGATGTATTCGCACAATCATTCCAATCGCGCAGAAACAAAATCTCATCTTACAAAAGACAATGTACTCTTAGAAATATCGAACTTTTTTAGAGCGAGAAAAAAGGAGCTTTTGAACGCGGGAATTTTACGGGAACAATTGATCTTTGATCCGGGAATGGGTTTTTTTTTAAGTCCTGATTTTCAGGTGAGTTTCGAAGTTCTCAGAAAGATCAAAATTCTTCAGGAAGAATTTTCTCCGATGATGGTTTCCGTGACAAAAAAATCCTTTTTAGGAAACGCGTTAGGCGGTCTTGAAGTTGGCGAAAGAGAAATTGCAACCGTAATTTCCGAGCTTTATCTTTCTCTCAATCGGATCGAATATATTCGAACTCATGAACCGAAAAATATTCGACAGGCATTGCATATTTGGAATTTACTTCAGTCGAATTGA
- a CDS encoding OmpA family protein — protein sequence MRLFSKLFFSLFLCILVPVFSQPLPDLPEKQFGQPLNTQNDEYNPLISPDGRYIVFQSNRPGGEGGMDIWISENVRYLDKEIPAEWTKPVNMNQNIREELKRASVQGVKKPNLFNTNAFEGGVSILFDSNNSPSEIYFTSTLNPGNARSGFEGLNIYRTIKDKKTGRWTDPEHLNEINSNFNDKMPAISPDGKFLIFSSDRPGGYGDFDLWISIRDTKNETWSQPKNLGSPLNSSDSEILPFIHQDGEQLYYSSNREDERKKFKIFRIFLKYKSALDTMLEDEEESEVSSQIQTNDSVIPKVDQSSLYLLPKPFNSEKWEGFDNEGISFDKDGIWAYISSNRSGGEGQFDIYRFQVPEALRNSYSLNFKGLVLDGSEKTMIGLDSTLKIYDGTKPATVITSKRIGGDLSKGKPSNFTSTLQTGRVYKVEISSPGFHPQEDILDLRGNIGKNRKLYRTYVLLPIKTGEGKTEQIKIEEPGNNNQQTTTPETSGLRVVVANAATKEIIPDAKVTLFTPTNRKGEPISFDSDKKFFIINQLPKTDFELFAIAPKYISESVNISQKDISKNGTITIFLKAEKDVDPIYNLRIYFEFNKTKITEDHKKLLTPVVDYLLKNASDKIEIGGHTDNVASKEYNTRLSAKRARNIYEYLLTKGISEKRMKVRAYWYSQPDSENETETGRAKNRRVSFRKL from the coding sequence ATGCGTCTTTTTTCAAAACTATTCTTCTCGCTTTTTCTTTGTATTCTTGTGCCGGTTTTTTCGCAGCCGCTTCCGGATCTTCCCGAAAAACAATTCGGGCAACCTCTCAATACTCAAAACGACGAATACAATCCTTTAATCAGTCCGGATGGAAGATATATCGTCTTTCAATCCAATCGCCCCGGAGGCGAAGGAGGAATGGATATTTGGATTTCAGAAAACGTCCGGTATCTTGATAAGGAAATTCCGGCGGAATGGACCAAACCGGTAAACATGAATCAAAACATTCGGGAAGAATTGAAACGTGCATCCGTTCAAGGAGTAAAAAAACCGAATCTGTTTAATACGAATGCGTTCGAAGGCGGAGTCTCCATACTATTCGATTCGAACAACTCTCCTTCTGAAATTTATTTCACATCTACTCTCAATCCTGGAAACGCAAGATCCGGTTTTGAAGGTTTAAATATCTATCGAACGATCAAAGATAAAAAAACGGGAAGATGGACCGATCCGGAACATCTTAACGAAATCAATTCCAACTTCAACGATAAGATGCCGGCGATCTCTCCGGATGGAAAATTTCTGATTTTTTCATCGGATCGTCCCGGCGGATACGGAGATTTTGATCTTTGGATTTCAATACGTGATACAAAAAATGAAACCTGGTCTCAACCAAAAAACTTAGGCTCCCCTCTTAACTCTTCTGACAGTGAAATTCTTCCCTTTATCCATCAGGACGGAGAACAGCTCTATTACAGTTCCAACCGCGAAGACGAAAGAAAGAAGTTTAAAATTTTTAGAATCTTCCTCAAATACAAATCCGCGTTAGACACCATGCTTGAGGACGAAGAAGAATCGGAGGTGTCTTCCCAAATACAAACAAACGATTCGGTAATTCCAAAGGTGGACCAATCCTCACTTTACCTTTTACCAAAACCGTTTAACAGCGAGAAATGGGAAGGGTTTGATAACGAAGGAATCAGTTTTGATAAAGATGGAATTTGGGCATACATATCCTCCAATCGATCCGGAGGAGAAGGTCAATTTGATATCTATCGTTTTCAAGTTCCGGAAGCTCTTCGTAATTCTTACAGTCTGAACTTCAAAGGTCTTGTATTGGACGGATCCGAAAAAACGATGATTGGTCTCGATTCCACATTGAAAATCTACGACGGAACCAAACCGGCAACCGTGATTACTTCAAAAAGGATCGGAGGTGATCTCAGCAAAGGCAAACCTTCCAATTTTACATCCACTCTTCAAACGGGCAGAGTTTACAAAGTTGAAATCAGTTCGCCCGGTTTTCATCCTCAGGAAGATATTTTGGATCTACGCGGAAACATCGGTAAAAATCGAAAGCTATACAGAACTTATGTCTTACTACCGATCAAAACCGGGGAAGGAAAAACGGAACAAATCAAAATAGAAGAGCCCGGAAATAACAATCAGCAGACAACGACACCCGAAACATCGGGTTTAAGAGTGGTCGTAGCCAATGCTGCAACAAAAGAAATCATCCCGGACGCAAAAGTGACGCTCTTTACCCCGACAAACCGTAAAGGAGAACCGATTTCGTTTGATTCCGATAAAAAATTCTTTATAATCAATCAATTGCCTAAAACTGATTTTGAATTATTTGCGATCGCACCAAAATATATTTCCGAAAGTGTTAACATTAGTCAAAAAGATATTTCCAAAAATGGGACGATAACGATTTTTCTTAAAGCAGAGAAGGACGTAGATCCGATCTATAATCTACGCATTTATTTCGAATTTAATAAAACAAAAATCACAGAGGATCACAAAAAGTTATTAACTCCGGTTGTAGACTATCTGTTGAAAAATGCGTCCGATAAAATTGAGATTGGGGGACACACGGATAACGTAGCCTCTAAGGAATACAATACGAGATTGAGTGCCAAAAGAGCCAGAAACATCTATGAATATCTTCTTACAAAAGGGATTTCGGAAAAAAGGATGAAGGTCAGGGCTTATTGGTATTCACAACCGGATTCAGAAAATGAAACAGAAACTGGAAGAGCAAAAAATAGAAGAGTCAGTTTTAGAAAACTCTGA
- a CDS encoding Re/Si-specific NAD(P)(+) transhydrogenase subunit alpha yields the protein MNIGILKEAKEETRVSVTPDIIDALKKIGATVLVEKGAGEQSFYHDEDYKKAGASIVSRQDIVSKSNIIVSLHLADPATLVKIKPGTIYLGMFQPAMNASVIQKLAAKKVDVLSLDAIARITRAQSMDVLSSQATVSGYKAVLLAAANLSRFFPMLTTAAGTITPASVLIIGAGVAGLQAIASSRRLGAVVDVFDTRPEVKEQVQSLGAKFVEVEGAQHSAAAGGYAIEQTEEYKKRQQEAIDKFAQRADVIITTALIPGRKAPLLITKKIVDKMKSGSVVVDLASSMGGNCEYTKHGQNVVTANGVTVIGHKNLAGSIPNDASKMFSKNVLNFLKLLIQEKKIKLDLNDEILSSTTITHGGEIRHKLTLDALGPKSGTAKAKKSSSKKKS from the coding sequence ATGAATATTGGAATTCTAAAAGAAGCTAAAGAAGAAACAAGAGTATCCGTAACTCCTGATATCATCGATGCGTTGAAAAAAATCGGAGCTACCGTTCTTGTCGAAAAAGGCGCAGGCGAACAGTCTTTCTATCACGATGAGGATTATAAAAAAGCCGGAGCAAGTATTGTATCCCGTCAAGACATCGTAAGTAAGTCTAATATCATCGTAAGTCTTCATCTTGCGGATCCTGCAACGCTGGTAAAAATCAAACCGGGAACGATTTATCTCGGTATGTTTCAGCCAGCAATGAACGCTTCCGTCATTCAAAAACTTGCGGCAAAAAAGGTGGATGTTTTGAGTTTGGATGCGATTGCAAGAATTACAAGAGCTCAGTCTATGGACGTTCTTTCTTCTCAAGCAACCGTTTCCGGTTATAAAGCGGTTCTTCTGGCCGCCGCCAATTTATCAAGATTTTTCCCGATGCTTACAACCGCGGCGGGAACGATCACGCCTGCTTCCGTGTTGATCATCGGTGCCGGCGTGGCCGGTCTTCAAGCGATTGCTTCTTCCAGAAGGTTAGGAGCGGTTGTGGATGTATTTGATACAAGACCCGAAGTGAAAGAACAGGTTCAATCTCTCGGTGCAAAATTTGTGGAAGTCGAAGGAGCTCAACATTCCGCGGCAGCAGGCGGTTACGCGATTGAACAGACCGAAGAATATAAAAAACGTCAACAGGAAGCCATCGATAAATTCGCTCAAAGAGCGGATGTGATCATCACGACTGCATTGATTCCCGGCCGAAAAGCTCCTCTTCTGATCACCAAGAAAATCGTCGATAAGATGAAGTCCGGATCCGTAGTTGTGGATCTTGCTTCTTCTATGGGTGGAAACTGTGAATACACAAAACACGGACAGAATGTGGTTACCGCAAATGGAGTTACCGTGATCGGTCACAAAAATCTTGCAGGCTCGATTCCAAATGACGCTTCTAAGATGTTTAGTAAAAACGTTTTAAATTTTTTGAAACTGTTGATTCAAGAAAAGAAGATCAAACTAGATTTGAACGACGAGATTCTTTCTTCCACAACGATCACTCACGGCGGTGAAATTCGTCATAAACTAACTTTGGATGCTTTAGGACCGAAATCAGGAACAGCAAAAGCTAAGAAGAGCTCTTCCAAGAAAAAATCCTAA